One Synechococcus sp. PROS-9-1 DNA window includes the following coding sequences:
- a CDS encoding pentapeptide repeat-containing protein, translated as MNPSRWLPLLGLLLIASPAQAESMDDLIKVLQEGDCRNCRLADADLVHADLRDADLRDARLQRANLGEAQLDGADLRGANLSFTSLHGASLRGANLEGSVLHGTDLRDADLSGARLSPNALEEAHWQGAKGIRSGIQSHAAIHNAGVEAAQTARWSQAEQLFSAAILRSPEEPLSWIARGISRSEQAKDDIAAADFRYAASLYLKSGQTEVVEQLQTAAEAVQKRRKKASQTVSGKGWGGQILNGMTSLAQTLAPLAMKALIPMGLGL; from the coding sequence TTGAATCCTTCCCGTTGGTTGCCCTTGCTCGGTTTATTGCTGATCGCCAGCCCGGCGCAAGCCGAGAGCATGGATGACCTCATCAAGGTGCTCCAGGAGGGTGATTGCCGCAACTGCCGGCTGGCCGATGCCGACCTTGTGCATGCCGATCTACGCGATGCCGATCTACGCGATGCGCGCTTGCAGCGAGCCAATCTCGGCGAAGCGCAATTGGATGGGGCTGACTTGCGAGGGGCCAATCTCAGTTTCACAAGCTTGCACGGGGCTTCACTCCGTGGCGCCAATCTCGAAGGCAGCGTCTTGCATGGCACCGACCTGCGCGATGCCGATCTCAGTGGCGCTCGTCTGAGCCCAAACGCCCTGGAAGAGGCGCATTGGCAAGGCGCCAAGGGCATCAGAAGTGGCATTCAAAGCCATGCCGCAATACACAATGCAGGGGTAGAAGCTGCTCAAACTGCTCGTTGGTCTCAAGCCGAACAACTATTTAGCGCCGCAATCCTTCGTTCGCCGGAAGAGCCTTTGAGCTGGATTGCTCGAGGGATCAGTCGCAGCGAACAAGCCAAAGACGATATTGCAGCAGCTGATTTCCGATATGCAGCCTCTCTTTACCTAAAGAGCGGCCAAACGGAGGTGGTTGAACAACTCCAAACAGCAGCCGAAGCAGTTCAGAAACGGCGCAAGAAAGCTTCCCAAACAGTCTCAGGGAAAGGATGGGGAGGGCAAATTCTCAATGGAATGACCTCCTTAGCTCAAACTCTTGCCCCCCTCGCCATGAAGGCCTTAATCCCAATGGGGTTAGGACTCTGA
- a CDS encoding histidinol-phosphate transaminase, whose protein sequence is MSNGLPPHGGNLSQEARRLGMKPSQVLDASASLVPFRPPRALRRALAVAIQGQALRDYPDRAQADFRSAIASWHGLDPDQVLGGNGAAELFTWAARDATAAGLNALPQPGFADYSRALACWGGAIEELTLPLEWGDGWPQPFPLGALKATTDVVWITNPHNPTGQLWSRCSLEPLLARFALVICDEAFLPLVPGGEDQSLLPLVADHPNLVVIRSLTKLFAIAGLRLGYAVAAPDRLQRWHGWRDPWPVNGLAIAAGVAVMNDAVGLQRWQWRVQQWVQQEGSWFRAQLDAIPGFKAYPSAANYLLIQGEQSLLELREQLAHQGVLLRDCRSFAGLGERWLRIGLQDRRGNQRILSALQRAQANSPWSRATSF, encoded by the coding sequence GTGAGCAACGGCCTTCCTCCCCATGGAGGCAATCTCAGCCAGGAAGCCCGGCGGCTGGGGATGAAGCCTTCCCAGGTGCTCGATGCCAGCGCCTCGTTGGTGCCGTTTCGTCCGCCTCGTGCTCTGCGCAGGGCTCTCGCCGTTGCCATTCAGGGCCAGGCGCTGCGTGATTATCCCGACCGCGCTCAGGCTGATTTTCGCTCTGCGATCGCGTCATGGCATGGGCTGGATCCTGATCAGGTGCTGGGAGGGAATGGGGCCGCGGAGTTGTTCACATGGGCGGCTCGCGATGCGACCGCCGCTGGTCTCAATGCTCTCCCTCAGCCTGGATTTGCCGACTATTCCCGAGCTTTGGCTTGTTGGGGTGGCGCGATTGAGGAGCTGACTTTGCCCTTGGAGTGGGGCGATGGCTGGCCGCAACCTTTTCCGTTGGGCGCGTTGAAGGCGACGACCGATGTGGTGTGGATCACCAATCCCCACAACCCCACCGGTCAGCTTTGGAGCCGTTGTTCTTTGGAACCCTTGCTGGCTCGATTCGCGCTGGTGATCTGTGATGAGGCTTTCCTGCCTCTGGTTCCAGGCGGCGAAGATCAGTCGTTACTGCCCTTGGTGGCAGACCATCCCAATCTTGTGGTGATCCGCAGTCTCACGAAATTGTTTGCGATTGCGGGGTTGCGTCTTGGCTATGCCGTTGCGGCACCCGATCGTCTGCAGCGATGGCATGGATGGAGAGATCCTTGGCCTGTGAATGGTTTGGCGATTGCTGCTGGAGTGGCTGTGATGAACGACGCGGTTGGCTTGCAGCGTTGGCAATGGCGCGTTCAGCAGTGGGTGCAACAGGAAGGCTCGTGGTTTCGGGCACAACTTGATGCCATTCCTGGATTCAAGGCCTACCCCTCGGCTGCTAATTATCTGCTGATCCAAGGCGAGCAGTCCTTACTCGAGCTGCGCGAGCAGCTTGCACACCAGGGAGTTTTACTCAGGGATTGCCGTTCTTTCGCAGGGTTGGGTGAGCGTTGGTTGCGCATTGGTCTGCAAGATCGGCGGGGGAATCAACGCATCCTTAGCGCGCTTCAGCGTGCTCAAGCCAACAGTCCTTGGAGCAGGGCCACGAGCTTCTGA
- a CDS encoding PilN domain-containing protein translates to MRESTEAPVDLLRERRIELGLPAQPAPFVPVRLLLRRGALLGGAALLIACAITAALNWRGQQQQQQLESLAPLAQRLTAAEARSRRLRTKTAAVNKETIRIAQQLVAFPGGSPLLEQLRRITPVGVQLQDLSVGQAQIQLSGRVQIGETPGPLERINALVISLSQLPITREQGVKVIKITREDGDDPAVIFSVDWALNPKLRLSLIQLQELGAIGLAERYRLLEQRGVQL, encoded by the coding sequence GTGAGGGAAAGTACAGAAGCCCCCGTCGATTTGCTCCGGGAGCGGCGCATCGAGTTGGGTTTGCCTGCTCAGCCCGCCCCGTTTGTTCCTGTCCGCCTTTTGCTCAGGCGAGGTGCGTTGCTGGGTGGGGCTGCGCTGTTGATTGCTTGCGCCATCACTGCAGCTTTGAACTGGCGGGGACAACAACAGCAGCAACAGTTGGAGTCGCTGGCACCGCTGGCACAACGCCTCACCGCGGCAGAAGCACGGTCGCGGCGGTTGAGAACGAAGACCGCCGCAGTGAACAAGGAGACCATCAGGATTGCGCAACAGCTGGTGGCTTTCCCCGGTGGCTCTCCCCTGTTGGAGCAGCTCCGACGCATCACTCCTGTTGGCGTGCAATTGCAGGATTTATCGGTTGGTCAGGCGCAAATTCAACTGTCTGGCCGGGTGCAGATCGGAGAAACTCCAGGGCCTTTGGAACGGATCAATGCCCTTGTGATCTCCCTGTCTCAATTGCCCATCACCCGTGAACAGGGCGTCAAGGTGATCAAGATCACGAGGGAGGACGGGGATGATCCTGCTGTGATTTTCAGCGTGGACTGGGCGCTGAATCCAAAGCTGCGCTTATCCCTGATCCAACTTCAGGAGCTGGGAGCCATCGGCCTGGCAGAGCGCTACCGCTTGCTCGAGCAGCGTGGGGTGCAGTTATGA
- a CDS encoding type II secretion system protein GspD: MVLQNRSYVNVSGPPVTLTLNNAPAKDALMALARLGGYGFVFVGEQDGGAEGVGRDGVVSAKTTDRPVSIAFQNESYARALNGVLLASGLQGKLDGRTLMVGSKVSAKTFGPQMSKVYRLNQSSAVSAANYLGSLGADVNKVMTTSITSSETNSTGTPANNSASTTAQQSSLTNVETYGASVGPLKGLIVTTDSRLQSVTLVGDSKLVVIAEGYLRQIDIRQRQVALSVRILDVNLTNDSVIENSFAFRYGNNFIVSDRGELIGAFGGLLPPNNGTFDTISGGASSGKSEYKELDAASQEITKPPLDPVPINPGNLYPRDNFFNLLKSLITSSNTKTLASPTLILGENPDKLLGREVAVSGGEDAFRSASIGRPFANESFVTVGTQVITNYSVSPGQNGAPNSCQPEESTAGLTFGARVSKIDDNGFVTFSLSPAISAVTSTGLIENCGPRSVLSIRRLDTGSLRVRDGQTLVLTGVISDGDAEVVRKWPILGDIPLIGQFFRQSSGRREKRELVILVSPRIINDHEGGTYGYGYQPSLPAARQLTGLGI; encoded by the coding sequence ATGGTGCTTCAGAACCGCAGTTATGTGAATGTGAGCGGGCCGCCAGTCACCCTCACTCTTAATAACGCCCCTGCCAAGGATGCGCTGATGGCTTTGGCTCGCTTAGGTGGCTATGGCTTTGTGTTTGTCGGTGAACAGGATGGTGGAGCTGAGGGCGTAGGACGAGATGGTGTTGTTTCAGCTAAGACCACTGATCGTCCAGTTTCAATTGCTTTTCAGAACGAGTCCTATGCGAGAGCTCTCAATGGGGTTCTGCTCGCCTCCGGTCTTCAGGGGAAATTGGATGGTCGCACCCTGATGGTGGGCTCGAAAGTTTCCGCCAAGACCTTCGGCCCACAGATGTCGAAGGTGTATCGACTCAATCAATCTTCGGCAGTCTCCGCCGCAAATTATTTGGGGAGCTTGGGAGCAGATGTCAATAAAGTTATGACAACAAGCATAACTTCTAGTGAGACGAATTCAACAGGTACTCCTGCTAATAACTCTGCCTCTACGACTGCGCAGCAATCGTCTTTGACGAATGTTGAAACCTATGGAGCCTCTGTTGGTCCGTTGAAAGGCTTAATAGTCACGACAGATTCTCGGCTTCAGTCAGTCACGCTTGTTGGCGACTCCAAGTTGGTTGTCATCGCAGAAGGCTATTTGCGTCAGATTGATATTAGGCAAAGACAGGTAGCTTTGTCTGTCAGAATTCTTGACGTTAATTTAACGAATGATTCGGTTATCGAGAATAGCTTCGCTTTCCGATATGGCAATAATTTTATTGTCAGCGATCGCGGCGAATTGATCGGAGCATTTGGAGGCTTGCTGCCACCCAATAACGGTACTTTTGACACTATATCTGGGGGAGCATCAAGTGGTAAAAGCGAATACAAGGAGCTCGATGCAGCTTCTCAGGAAATCACCAAGCCACCATTGGACCCTGTTCCTATAAATCCAGGTAATCTTTATCCTAGGGACAATTTTTTTAACTTGCTTAAGTCGTTGATAACATCTTCAAATACAAAAACTCTAGCTTCGCCTACTTTGATTTTGGGGGAAAATCCCGACAAGTTGCTTGGCAGAGAGGTTGCAGTGTCGGGTGGCGAAGATGCGTTTAGGTCTGCGTCAATCGGGAGGCCATTCGCTAACGAAAGCTTTGTCACTGTTGGAACGCAGGTGATTACTAATTACAGTGTTTCTCCTGGGCAGAATGGCGCTCCCAACAGCTGTCAACCCGAAGAGTCAACTGCTGGTTTAACGTTTGGCGCAAGGGTGTCGAAAATAGATGATAATGGCTTTGTCACTTTTTCGCTTTCTCCGGCAATTTCTGCCGTGACTTCTACAGGGCTGATTGAAAATTGTGGGCCAAGAAGTGTTCTAAGTATTCGAAGGTTGGATACTGGAAGTCTTAGGGTGAGAGATGGTCAAACTCTTGTTTTGACTGGCGTCATCTCAGATGGAGATGCTGAAGTAGTAAGAAAATGGCCAATTCTTGGCGATATTCCCTTGATTGGTCAGTTCTTTAGACAATCATCGGGCCGAAGGGAAAAGCGAGAATTAGTGATTCTTGTGTCTCCTCGAATTATTAATGATCATGAGGGAGGAACGTATGGCTATGGCTATCAGCCTTCTTTGCCTGCTGCGCGTCAACTCACTGGCTTGGGTATTTAA
- a CDS encoding glycosyltransferase — protein MPRLLVAASGTGGHLFPALSVADALPEPWSVRWVGVPDRLETSLVPGRYPLTTVKAGGLQGRGLRKLIQLIQLLAASGSIRRLIQRERIDAVFTTGGYIAAPAILAARWCGLPVVLHESNAIPGRVTRLFGRFCTRVAVGLGAAAPRIPGCRAVVTGTPVRAAFLQQHSLPMWVPQGNGPLLVVIGGSQGALGLNRMTRVIFPSLLSSGCRVVHLTGSNDPDVGCIEHPLLVEQPFSDEIPALLQHADLAISRAGAGSLSELAVSGTPTVLVPFPQAADQHQDANAVCAAAVAAAVIVHQHDPSETTLRDTVWRLLGSRLQGGDPGADPLPEMGQAMRELGVDDADQKLVALLQGLLA, from the coding sequence ATGCCTCGGCTTCTTGTTGCTGCCAGCGGCACCGGAGGGCACTTGTTTCCAGCCCTCTCCGTTGCTGATGCCCTGCCGGAGCCCTGGAGTGTGCGCTGGGTGGGCGTTCCCGACCGCCTGGAAACAAGCCTGGTTCCTGGCCGTTATCCCCTCACCACAGTCAAGGCCGGTGGATTGCAAGGTCGAGGACTGCGCAAACTCATCCAACTGATCCAATTGCTGGCGGCCAGCGGAAGCATCCGCCGCCTGATCCAACGGGAACGCATCGATGCTGTCTTCACCACAGGCGGATACATCGCTGCACCAGCAATCCTGGCGGCACGGTGGTGCGGCCTCCCCGTGGTGCTCCATGAATCCAATGCCATTCCCGGCCGGGTCACCCGCTTGTTTGGACGCTTCTGCACCCGCGTTGCCGTGGGGCTTGGGGCTGCCGCACCACGCATCCCGGGCTGCCGAGCGGTGGTGACCGGCACCCCGGTGCGGGCTGCTTTTCTCCAGCAACACTCCCTACCGATGTGGGTCCCTCAGGGCAATGGCCCCCTGCTGGTGGTGATCGGTGGAAGCCAAGGCGCTCTGGGGCTGAATCGTATGACACGAGTGATCTTTCCTTCCCTGCTCAGCAGCGGCTGCCGCGTGGTTCATCTCACCGGCAGCAATGACCCCGATGTGGGTTGCATCGAACACCCTTTGCTGGTGGAGCAACCGTTCAGCGATGAGATTCCGGCCTTGCTCCAACACGCCGACCTCGCGATCAGCAGAGCCGGTGCCGGCAGCTTGAGTGAACTGGCCGTGAGCGGAACACCCACCGTGCTGGTGCCCTTCCCCCAAGCCGCCGATCAACATCAAGATGCCAATGCCGTGTGTGCTGCAGCAGTGGCCGCTGCCGTGATCGTGCATCAACACGACCCCAGCGAGACGACCCTTCGTGACACGGTCTGGCGCCTGCTTGGATCAAGGCTTCAAGGAGGCGATCCAGGCGCCGACCCACTGCCCGAGATGGGGCAGGCCATGCGGGAGCTGGGCGTGGATGATGCGGATCAGAAGCTCGTGGCCCTGCTCCAAGGACTGTTGGCTTGA
- a CDS encoding NAD(P)-dependent oxidoreductase produces the protein MAIVGLGALGLPIAVNLRRAGYRLNVHTRSRSAESAAELLDDQGPTVTYSSSPGKATEGCGVLLICVSDDAAVQDVLWGDNGAGFALAPGSLVIDCSTIAPATAAAMATRLAERNVHYIDTPVTGGTEGAKAGTLTVLCGGESTALERARPLLEVIGGSIHHFGSVGSGQQVKAVNQVLVAGSYAAVAEAIALGQHLQLPMQQVVAALVGGAAGSWALQHRSAAMLADQYPLGFKLALHHKDLKIALDAAKEQQLELPITQRVLEQESELMQQGLGNADVSALRRCYPAHSN, from the coding sequence GTGGCGATCGTGGGGCTTGGCGCACTGGGACTACCCATCGCCGTCAACCTGCGACGAGCCGGCTACCGGCTCAACGTGCATACCCGCAGCCGCTCAGCGGAATCGGCAGCAGAACTCTTGGATGATCAAGGTCCCACGGTGACCTACAGCAGCTCGCCGGGCAAGGCCACAGAGGGCTGTGGGGTCCTACTGATTTGCGTGAGCGATGACGCCGCAGTGCAAGACGTTCTCTGGGGAGATAATGGAGCAGGCTTTGCCCTCGCACCAGGAAGCTTGGTGATCGATTGCTCCACGATCGCGCCAGCCACAGCGGCAGCGATGGCCACGCGACTGGCGGAACGCAACGTGCACTACATCGATACTCCTGTGACAGGCGGCACGGAGGGCGCCAAGGCCGGCACCCTCACCGTGCTCTGTGGTGGCGAAAGCACGGCGCTGGAGCGGGCCCGTCCGCTATTGGAGGTGATCGGTGGCTCGATCCATCACTTCGGGTCCGTTGGCAGCGGCCAACAGGTGAAAGCGGTGAACCAGGTCCTAGTGGCAGGAAGCTATGCCGCCGTCGCCGAAGCGATCGCTCTGGGGCAACATCTCCAGCTCCCCATGCAGCAGGTTGTGGCGGCACTCGTGGGAGGCGCTGCCGGATCGTGGGCCCTGCAACATCGTTCTGCCGCCATGCTTGCCGATCAATACCCGCTCGGGTTCAAGCTCGCACTCCATCACAAAGACCTGAAGATCGCTCTGGATGCCGCCAAGGAGCAGCAGTTGGAACTCCCGATCACCCAACGCGTGCTCGAACAAGAGTCGGAGCTGATGCAACAGGGGCTCGGGAACGCCGATGTGTCGGCCCTAAGGCGCTGCTATCCAGCTCATTCCAATTAG